Proteins from a genomic interval of bacterium:
- a CDS encoding protein arginine kinase, translating to MQLQNMLKQKIGWLESKEKSPGIAISSRVRLARNLNRVPFPQKATRREQEGSFEKIKGACEEIAYFKGAPILNLQEFDRVDRQFLLERHLISYEHSRGDGVRGLVIGDRELLSLMINEEDHLRLQGIQSGLELQQAWDILKQIDEQMDKKLDYAFSPEIGYLTACPTNTGTGMRASVFMHLPALVMNEEINKVLQALNKIGMVARGLYGEGTKVMGDLFQISNQVTLGPNEEGIIDNLERVVKQVIDYEIKGRKTLFKESKEKIMDVVYRAYGVLVNARRISFAETMEFLSKVRLGIYFDMSLDTKLDILNELTILTQPAHLQESVGKELAPSKRDFIRAEMIREKLKRRK from the coding sequence ATGCAACTGCAAAATATGCTCAAACAAAAAATCGGGTGGTTAGAAAGTAAAGAGAAATCTCCGGGAATTGCAATTTCTTCACGGGTCAGGCTGGCGCGGAATCTGAACAGAGTCCCCTTTCCTCAGAAGGCTACCAGGAGAGAGCAGGAGGGGTCTTTTGAGAAAATTAAGGGTGCTTGTGAAGAGATTGCATATTTTAAGGGAGCTCCCATCCTCAATTTGCAAGAGTTCGACAGGGTGGATAGGCAGTTTTTGTTAGAAAGGCATTTGATTAGTTATGAGCATTCTCGAGGAGATGGGGTCAGAGGATTAGTTATCGGGGACAGGGAACTTCTCAGCCTGATGATAAACGAAGAAGACCACCTGCGGCTTCAGGGAATACAATCGGGGTTAGAGCTACAGCAGGCCTGGGATATTTTGAAGCAAATTGATGAACAGATGGATAAGAAACTCGATTATGCCTTCTCTCCTGAGATAGGCTATCTGACTGCCTGCCCGACGAATACAGGAACCGGGATGAGGGCTTCTGTGTTTATGCACTTACCTGCTTTGGTGATGAATGAAGAGATAAATAAGGTGTTGCAGGCGTTAAACAAGATTGGAATGGTCGCTCGAGGACTTTATGGAGAAGGAACTAAGGTGATGGGAGACCTGTTCCAGATTTCCAACCAGGTTACTTTAGGCCCTAATGAAGAGGGAATAATTGACAATTTGGAAAGAGTCGTAAAACAAGTTATCGATTACGAAATCAAAGGAAGAAAGACTCTGTTTAAAGAAAGTAAAGAAAAGATAATGGATGTGGTTTATCGTGCTTATGGAGTCCTGGTTAATGCCCGGCGGATAAGTTTTGCGGAGACGATGGAGTTTCTATCAAAAGTGAGATTGGGCATATATTTTGACATGAGCTTAGATACTAAATTGGATATATTGAATGAACTCACTATCTTGACTCAGCCGGCTCATTTACAGGAGTCGGTGGGTAAGGAGCTCGCGCCATCTAAACGGGATTTTATCCGCGCAGAGATGATTAGAG
- the prfB gene encoding peptide chain release factor 2 (programmed frameshift) has product MLKDLKDKLKLITDSTQRLRGIFEIEKKEKKINELKRETEKADFWKEREKAQKVMQELNSLKKSVNTWKDLNNKKDEIETLLEMAREEEKKGWADRHYEATVVGELEERIKDIETSIEALSLQTKMAGESDKNNAILTLHSGAGGTEACDWVEMLFRMYRRWAEKKNYNVTIIDILAGEEAGIKRITSIIAGEYAYGFLKSEMGIHRLVRISPFDANKRRHTSFASCDVIPEISSEIRVEIKEKDLRIDTYRASGHGGQHVNKTDSAVRITHIPSGIVVQCQSDRSQHKNKATAMKLLRAKLFELEQEKKRATKEAHYQRLNTIAWGNQIRSYVFCPYTMVKDHRTNLEIGNIESVMNGEIDPFIEAYLSQKEE; this is encoded by the exons GTGCTAAAAGATTTAAAGGACAAGTTGAAATTGATTACGGATTCTACGCAAAGACTAAGG GGCATCTTTGAGATAGAAAAAAAAGAGAAAAAGATTAACGAGCTAAAGAGAGAAACCGAGAAAGCAGATTTCTGGAAAGAACGGGAAAAAGCACAAAAGGTGATGCAAGAATTGAATTCTCTTAAGAAATCTGTTAACACCTGGAAAGATTTAAATAATAAGAAGGATGAGATAGAAACACTCCTGGAGATGGCTAGGGAAGAGGAAAAGAAAGGCTGGGCAGACCGCCATTATGAGGCTACGGTAGTTGGAGAACTGGAAGAGAGAATTAAGGATATTGAGACGAGTATAGAGGCTTTGAGCCTGCAAACTAAAATGGCAGGAGAATCCGATAAGAATAATGCTATACTTACATTGCATTCCGGGGCTGGTGGCACAGAAGCCTGTGATTGGGTAGAGATGCTTTTTCGTATGTACAGGAGATGGGCTGAAAAGAAGAATTATAATGTTACAATTATAGACATACTTGCCGGCGAGGAAGCGGGGATTAAGAGGATTACCTCTATCATAGCAGGGGAATATGCCTATGGTTTTTTAAAGTCGGAAATGGGCATTCATCGGTTGGTTAGAATTTCACCTTTCGATGCAAATAAGCGTCGTCATACCAGCTTTGCTTCTTGTGATGTAATCCCGGAAATAAGTAGTGAGATAAGAGTAGAAATTAAGGAAAAGGACCTGAGAATCGATACATACCGCGCCTCTGGTCATGGCGGGCAGCATGTTAACAAGACCGATTCTGCAGTACGGATTACTCATATACCCAGTGGCATAGTTGTGCAATGTCAGAGTGACCGCTCCCAGCATAAAAATAAGGCTACGGCAATGAAGTTGTTGCGAGCAAAATTGTTCGAACTGGAACAGGAAAAGAAAAGAGCAACGAAAGAAGCTCATTACCAGAGATTAAACACTATTGCCTGGGGTAACCAGATTCGTTCTTACGTCTTCTGTCCTTATACCATGGTAAAAGACCATCGCACGAATTTAGAAATTGGAAATATAGAATCTGTAATGAATGGCGAAATCGACCCATTTATTGAAGCCTATCTTTCCCAGAAGGAGGAGTAA
- a CDS encoding UvrB/UvrC motif-containing protein, with translation MLCDECKKNEAIIHFTQILNNKVTKFHLCQECAKEKGVVFPSLDEALFEGPHLALASLLAGLSDIGVPYALEKPKVVRKCPNCKATYDDFRESGRLGCSECYRTFKKELLPLLRRLHGSVQHTGKVPLQKVRVGKKGKEIMELRRELQKVIEKEEYEKAAVIRDRIKELEKKK, from the coding sequence ATGCTTTGTGATGAGTGTAAAAAGAACGAGGCTATAATACATTTTACTCAGATTCTCAATAATAAAGTAACTAAATTTCATCTCTGTCAGGAGTGTGCTAAAGAAAAGGGAGTGGTGTTCCCTTCTCTGGATGAGGCGCTTTTCGAGGGCCCCCATCTTGCTTTAGCTTCCCTTTTGGCTGGACTTAGTGATATTGGCGTTCCCTATGCTCTGGAGAAGCCAAAAGTAGTCAGAAAGTGCCCCAACTGTAAGGCAACCTACGACGATTTCAGGGAATCGGGCAGGTTGGGCTGTTCTGAATGTTATCGAACTTTTAAGAAGGAGCTTCTGCCCCTGTTGAGAAGGCTCCACGGTTCAGTCCAACACACAGGCAAAGTTCCCCTGCAAAAAGTCAGAGTAGGCAAAAAAGGTAAAGAGATAATGGAACTGCGCAGAGAATTACAGAAGGTAATAGAGAAAGAGGAATATGAAAAGGCAGCAGTAATAAGGGATAGGATAAAAGAATTAGAAAAGAAAAAATAA
- a CDS encoding lipoprotein-releasing ABC transporter permease subunit — translation MGYELFISWRYLKAKRKQIFISVISLISISGIALGVAALIITLSVMNGFRNDLREKIIGMSSHVVVLDQRNMGLEEPNIVQKKVEKIESVVAVAPFVYGQAILRNGDRTSGAVIKGIFPKETKNIASLLTHLKEGNLDYLEFPLKKNDSSQGKILPKNLGKSEKGIVMGEVLAKNLNLSLGMNVLLISPMDMATQLGMIPRMEKFRLVGIFDSGMYEYDANLAYIFFPVAQKLFNLGERATGLEVKIDNIFKANNVAALIQKELGYPYWARSWMVTHRNLFAALKLEKVTMFIILVLIVLVAAFNIISTLMMMTMEKTKDIGILKAMGVARRSVLKIFLFEGLIIGVMGTLIGAVVGYIACRLLGKYQFVKLPQDVYYISSLPVHIQRSDFIYIILGVILISLMAAIYPAYKASRLDPCEAIRYG, via the coding sequence ATGGGATATGAACTTTTTATTAGTTGGAGATATTTAAAAGCTAAACGGAAGCAGATTTTTATTTCCGTTATTAGCTTGATTTCTATTAGCGGCATAGCCCTGGGTGTTGCTGCGCTGATTATTACTCTCTCGGTGATGAATGGATTCAGGAATGATTTGCGCGAGAAAATCATAGGAATGAGTTCGCACGTTGTGGTTCTGGACCAGAGAAATATGGGATTGGAAGAACCGAATATAGTTCAAAAAAAGGTAGAGAAAATAGAATCGGTAGTAGCTGTTGCTCCTTTTGTTTATGGGCAGGCAATATTGAGGAATGGCGATAGAACCTCGGGAGCTGTGATCAAAGGAATTTTCCCGAAAGAGACAAAAAATATTGCCAGTCTCCTGACACATTTAAAGGAAGGAAACCTCGATTATCTTGAATTTCCTTTAAAGAAAAATGACAGCTCCCAGGGTAAGATTCTCCCCAAGAACCTGGGTAAGTCCGAAAAGGGCATTGTTATGGGAGAGGTATTGGCTAAGAATTTGAATCTCTCTTTGGGAATGAATGTGCTTTTGATTTCTCCCATGGATATGGCCACGCAGTTGGGAATGATTCCCAGAATGGAGAAGTTTCGGTTAGTGGGGATATTCGACTCAGGAATGTATGAATACGATGCAAACCTTGCCTATATTTTCTTCCCTGTAGCTCAAAAGTTGTTTAACCTGGGAGAAAGAGCTACGGGGCTGGAAGTTAAAATTGATAATATCTTCAAAGCAAATAATGTCGCAGCCCTGATTCAAAAAGAACTGGGTTACCCTTATTGGGCGAGGAGCTGGATGGTAACCCATAGAAACCTGTTTGCCGCCTTGAAACTGGAGAAGGTAACGATGTTCATTATTCTGGTTTTGATTGTTCTGGTAGCAGCTTTCAACATTATTTCCACTCTGATGATGATGACTATGGAGAAGACTAAGGATATTGGCATACTTAAAGCAATGGGTGTTGCAAGAAGAAGTGTCCTCAAAATCTTTCTTTTTGAGGGATTGATTATAGGTGTAATGGGCACACTTATTGGGGCAGTAGTGGGTTATATTGCCTGTCGTCTTTTGGGAAAATACCAATTCGTAAAATTGCCTCAGGATGTCTACTATATAAGTAGTTTACCAGTGCATATACAGAGAAGTGATTTCATATATATTATTTTAGGAGTGATATTGATATCTTTGATGGCGGCAATTTACCCTGCCTATAAGGCATCTCGTCTGGATCCTTGCGAGGCGATTAGATACGGGTGA
- the lysS gene encoding lysine--tRNA ligase, producing the protein MNEINKLISERKQKLEELRKLGVDVYPRNFSITHAISQVREKYGTLKAEEKTEETVSLAGRIMSLRGMGKASFAHMKDQTGKLQIYIREDVLGERNYQIFRKFDIGDLIGVTGKVFSTKTGELSIQVEDLTLLAKSLRPLPEKWHGLKDIETRYRQRYIDLVVNEQVKDVFCTRSLIIKGIRKFLDNLGFLEVETPMMQSIVGGAIAKPFLTHHQALDMELYLRISPELFLKRLVVGGLEKVYEVNRSFRNEGVSTRHNPEFTMLEVYQAYSDYNGMMDLCQKMILSIAKEVLGKEDFVYQENKISLGKIPWQRFSLYELLKEHTGLDFTNIHGLSEMRKAADRLNVKYKKDSPKHKILDHIFESYVQKKLIQPTFVLDYPAEFSPLAKAKEDNPELVERFELFIGGEELANAYSELNDPVEQRRRMEKQVEEKDIGEGREAEVDEDYLRALEYGLPPCGGLGIGVDRLVMVFTNSNSIRDVILFPQMRKEAE; encoded by the coding sequence ATGAATGAAATTAATAAGCTGATTTCCGAGAGAAAACAGAAATTGGAAGAGTTGCGCAAGTTAGGGGTCGATGTTTATCCTCGTAATTTCTCTATAACCCACGCTATCAGTCAGGTTAGAGAGAAATACGGAACGTTAAAAGCAGAGGAGAAAACTGAAGAGACTGTCTCTCTTGCCGGAAGAATTATGAGTCTACGGGGGATGGGTAAAGCCAGCTTTGCCCACATGAAAGATCAAACGGGGAAGTTACAGATTTACATTAGAGAAGATGTTTTAGGAGAACGCAATTATCAAATATTTAGAAAGTTTGACATTGGAGATTTAATTGGGGTCACTGGAAAAGTCTTTTCCACTAAGACAGGAGAGTTGTCTATTCAGGTAGAAGATTTAACCCTTTTAGCTAAGTCACTCAGGCCATTGCCTGAAAAATGGCATGGGCTTAAAGACATCGAAACTCGTTATCGCCAGAGATATATAGATTTGGTGGTCAATGAACAAGTAAAAGATGTTTTCTGTACGCGCAGTTTGATTATTAAGGGGATAAGAAAATTTCTGGATAACCTGGGATTTCTGGAAGTGGAAACACCTATGATGCAATCAATTGTAGGCGGGGCAATAGCTAAACCTTTCCTTACGCATCATCAAGCATTGGATATGGAGCTTTATTTACGAATCTCACCGGAACTCTTTTTGAAGCGCTTAGTGGTGGGAGGACTGGAGAAGGTTTATGAAGTAAACAGAAGTTTCAGGAATGAAGGGGTTTCCACCAGACACAATCCAGAATTCACTATGCTGGAAGTATATCAGGCTTATTCAGATTATAATGGGATGATGGACCTTTGCCAGAAAATGATTCTGTCTATTGCCAAAGAAGTTCTGGGGAAGGAGGACTTCGTCTATCAGGAAAACAAAATTAGCTTGGGAAAAATTCCCTGGCAAAGGTTTTCCCTGTATGAATTGTTGAAGGAACATACGGGGCTTGACTTTACAAATATTCACGGGTTATCTGAAATGAGAAAGGCAGCCGACAGATTAAATGTAAAATATAAGAAGGATAGTCCCAAACACAAAATTCTTGACCATATTTTTGAATCTTATGTGCAAAAGAAGCTAATACAACCAACATTTGTACTCGATTATCCCGCTGAATTTTCCCCTTTGGCTAAGGCAAAGGAGGATAATCCTGAATTAGTGGAACGGTTTGAGCTGTTCATAGGGGGAGAAGAATTGGCAAATGCTTATTCCGAGCTGAACGATCCTGTAGAGCAGCGAAGAAGAATGGAAAAACAGGTTGAGGAGAAAGACATTGGGGAGGGAAGAGAAGCCGAAGTCGATGAGGACTATCTGCGTGCCCTGGAATATGGTCTGCCACCCTGCGGGGGTTTGGGCATAGGGGTAGACCGCCTGGTTATGGTGTTTACCAATTCCAATTCTATTCGGGACGTAATTCTTTTTCCCCAGATGAGAAAAGAGGCGGAATAG
- the ilvE gene encoding branched-chain-amino-acid transaminase codes for MAQKIYLNGKLVPREDARISVFDHGLLYGDGVFEGIRAYDGRVFRLSQHLDRLYDSARAIALKIPLTKKEIEEAVIQTLRANSLKSGYIRLVVTRGEGDLGLDPRNCGKPAVFIIADKIELYPEEWYKKGLELVTVATKRNISEAIDPGIKSLNYLNNILAKIEAGLQNMPEAVMLNKDGYVAECTGDNIFIVEENVLITPPFYVGVLAGITRQTVIELAREKLDLLVKEEVFTRFHLYTADECFLTGTAAEVIPVVKIDGRKIAEGKPGKITTRLIKEFRDLTKKEGTKT; via the coding sequence ATGGCACAGAAAATCTATCTGAATGGCAAATTGGTTCCTCGAGAAGATGCCAGGATTTCTGTTTTCGACCATGGACTGCTATACGGAGATGGGGTCTTTGAGGGAATTCGGGCATACGATGGTCGTGTATTTAGATTATCTCAACACCTGGACCGCCTCTACGATTCAGCCAGAGCAATTGCACTTAAAATTCCTTTGACCAAGAAAGAGATAGAAGAAGCTGTAATTCAGACTTTAAGAGCAAATAGTTTAAAAAGTGGTTATATCCGCTTGGTGGTGACCAGGGGAGAAGGTGATCTGGGTCTTGACCCCAGGAATTGTGGAAAGCCGGCGGTGTTCATTATAGCAGATAAGATCGAGCTTTATCCTGAAGAGTGGTATAAGAAAGGTTTAGAATTGGTTACTGTGGCCACAAAGAGAAATATTTCCGAAGCAATAGATCCAGGGATAAAATCGCTGAATTATCTTAATAACATTTTGGCAAAGATTGAAGCAGGCTTGCAAAATATGCCTGAGGCTGTAATGCTTAACAAAGATGGCTACGTTGCAGAATGTACTGGAGATAATATCTTCATTGTGGAAGAGAATGTGTTAATTACTCCTCCTTTTTATGTGGGTGTACTTGCCGGTATCACCCGTCAAACAGTAATCGAACTGGCAAGAGAAAAATTAGACCTTCTGGTGAAGGAGGAAGTGTTTACCCGATTCCATCTGTACACTGCAGATGAGTGTTTCTTGACTGGCACAGCTGCAGAAGTGATTCCTGTAGTTAAGATTGACGGTCGAAAGATAGCGGAGGGAAAACCAGGAAAGATTACCACAAGACTCATCAAAGAATTTCGGGATTTAACGAAAAAAGAAGGCACGAAAACATAA
- a CDS encoding HEAT repeat domain-containing protein: MRYPAIGFFCVIFLLGTIFTSPVSAKNEAKELYKGAEEKYDLGEVDEAIIDLEKALEIDSKFKKAEELLLKILITVSTEYYAADDYERAFPYLTKAYELAPENAKVKYMYDIVSQELIARESEKKAGELEVQKKAEQERREAEVEAEGKEEELLQKKKQEEEKRRRELEAKRRKEEKRNEAEFEAKMKSESGETKKALLAREEEIEKATNKYEETRKRLRWTIVLGIIGILISSLVAIFLIFIIFKYSNRRFEKRWKEERTGEDEFRQRVENLLLGNQERTLELLEKMSGTLRGETKKVIVEMPGGGRQIITDINPHIRARADGVELIESTVDDPKVGERLLKPFLEDRDSRVRANAGKALYKYNKEKAMVVLTEMCKSSDQWMRLSGAWALGEIGSQSAAEILLSLLQDSWEFVRERAAKSLEKILTQKKKEIERTLLERIESVLKELKQKK, from the coding sequence ATGCGTTATCCAGCAATTGGTTTCTTTTGTGTAATCTTTCTGTTAGGCACGATTTTCACCAGTCCTGTCTCTGCTAAAAATGAAGCAAAAGAATTATACAAAGGAGCAGAAGAGAAGTATGACCTGGGAGAAGTGGACGAAGCTATTATTGATTTAGAAAAAGCTTTGGAGATTGATAGTAAATTTAAGAAGGCAGAAGAACTTCTACTTAAGATTTTAATTACCGTGAGTACTGAATATTATGCGGCAGACGACTATGAACGCGCTTTTCCTTATTTGACTAAGGCCTATGAGCTTGCTCCTGAAAATGCAAAAGTAAAATATATGTACGATATTGTTTCCCAGGAGTTAATAGCAAGGGAATCAGAGAAAAAAGCTGGAGAACTGGAGGTTCAAAAGAAGGCTGAACAGGAACGCCGGGAAGCAGAAGTTGAAGCCGAAGGAAAAGAAGAAGAGCTTCTGCAAAAAAAGAAGCAGGAGGAGGAAAAAAGAAGGCGGGAGCTGGAAGCTAAAAGAAGGAAGGAAGAAAAGAGAAATGAAGCCGAGTTTGAGGCAAAAATGAAATCAGAAAGTGGGGAGACGAAGAAAGCTCTTCTGGCGAGGGAAGAGGAGATAGAAAAAGCCACAAATAAATATGAGGAAACCCGTAAAAGATTAAGATGGACTATAGTTCTGGGAATTATTGGTATTTTAATATCTTCCCTGGTAGCCATTTTTCTTATATTCATTATTTTTAAATATAGTAACCGGAGATTTGAGAAAAGATGGAAGGAAGAACGCACCGGAGAGGATGAGTTTCGTCAGCGAGTGGAGAATCTACTCCTGGGAAACCAGGAGAGGACTTTAGAGCTATTAGAGAAGATGTCTGGGACACTTAGAGGAGAGACGAAAAAAGTAATTGTTGAAATGCCGGGTGGAGGACGGCAAATTATTACCGACATAAACCCGCATATTAGAGCAAGAGCAGATGGGGTGGAGTTGATTGAATCCACAGTGGACGATCCCAAGGTTGGAGAGAGGCTACTCAAGCCATTCTTGGAAGATAGGGATAGCCGGGTAAGAGCCAATGCAGGTAAGGCTCTATACAAGTATAATAAAGAAAAGGCTATGGTAGTGCTCACTGAGATGTGTAAGAGTAGTGACCAGTGGATGAGATTGAGTGGAGCCTGGGCTTTGGGTGAGATAGGTTCACAGAGTGCAGCAGAAATCTTGCTTTCTCTATTGCAAGATTCCTGGGAGTTCGTCAGGGAGAGAGCTGCCAAATCTTTAGAGAAGATACTAACTCAAAAGAAAAAAGAGATTGAAAGAACTCTATTAGAAAGAATTGAGTCTGTCCTTAAGGAACTTAAACAGAAAAAGTGA
- a CDS encoding ABC transporter ATP-binding protein: MHNQRPFLEAKNLNKSYYQDEIEVRALVEINLKIMEKEVVAIFGPSGAGKSTLLHILGALDRPTKGEVIFQDSNITTLSDNELARLRNREVGFIFQFHHLLPEFTALENVMMPLLIAQSSSGKDRVSSFPSGKMKQIREKIEEESLRILTEVGLKDRINHSPSELSVGEQQRVAVARALINSPQAILADEPTGNLDRKTGDSVFELLLELNQERGKVLVIVTHNEVLVERIASLHSGKIIHLRDGKIIN, encoded by the coding sequence GTGCATAACCAGAGACCATTCTTAGAAGCTAAAAATCTAAACAAGAGTTATTACCAGGATGAAATTGAGGTTAGAGCACTTGTGGAAATTAATCTAAAGATAATGGAGAAGGAAGTAGTGGCGATTTTTGGTCCCTCGGGTGCTGGAAAGAGCACTTTGCTCCACATTCTTGGTGCCTTAGATCGTCCAACCAAAGGGGAGGTTATTTTTCAAGATAGTAATATTACTACCTTATCCGATAATGAACTTGCCCGGTTGCGAAACAGAGAGGTTGGTTTTATTTTTCAGTTTCACCATCTTCTGCCTGAGTTTACTGCACTGGAAAATGTGATGATGCCTCTCCTGATAGCTCAAAGCTCTTCTGGTAAGGATAGGGTCAGTAGTTTTCCCTCGGGGAAAATGAAACAGATAAGGGAAAAAATCGAAGAGGAATCTTTAAGAATCTTGACTGAGGTGGGTTTAAAAGATAGAATAAATCACAGCCCGTCCGAGTTATCAGTAGGTGAGCAGCAGCGAGTAGCTGTAGCGCGGGCGTTAATCAATAGTCCCCAAGCAATTTTAGCTGACGAACCAACGGGAAATCTGGATAGAAAGACAGGAGACTCAGTCTTTGAGCTCCTTTTAGAACTGAATCAGGAAAGGGGAAAGGTATTAGTAATTGTTACCCATAATGAGGTGTTGGTGGAGAGGATAGCGAGTTTACACTCTGGGAAAATTATCCATTTACGCGATGGCAAAATAATAAATTAA